From a region of the Gossypium raimondii isolate GPD5lz chromosome 10, ASM2569854v1, whole genome shotgun sequence genome:
- the LOC105775891 gene encoding putative lipid-binding protein AIR1, producing MASNVKASTALVLSLNLLFFAFVSSHNVENPVFIHPGDVYHNGRITNGHPGTCNPLNLGVCLGLLDLVGVSVGNVPTEPCCSVIQGLVDLEAAVCLCTAVRANVLGIPIHLPISLSLLLNKCGREVATEYICSP from the coding sequence ATGGCTTCTAATGTTAAAGCATCAACTGCTCTTGTTCTTTCTCTTAAccttcttttctttgcttttgtAAGCTCTCACAACGTGGAAAACCCCGTTTTTATTCATCCCGGAGATGTGTACCATAATGGCAGAATCACTAATGGTCATCCCGGTACATGCAATCCCCTAAATCTCGGTGTATGCCTTGGCCTGTTGGATTTGGTGGGTGTTAGTGTCGGAAACGTACCTACAGAACCATGTTGCAGCGTGATTCAAGGATTGGTCGATCTTGAAGCTGCAGTTTGCCTTTGCACTGCTGTCAGAGCCAATGTGTTGGGCATTCCCATCCACCTTCCTATTTCATTGAGCCTCTTACTCAATAAATGTGGAAGAGAAGTAGCTACGGAATACATTTGCAGCCCTTAA
- the LOC105775887 gene encoding putative lipid-binding protein AIR1: protein MASNVKASTALVLSLNLLFFAFVSSHNVENPVFIHPGDVYHNGRITHGHPGTCNPLNLGVCLGLLDLVGVSVGNVPTEPCCSVIQGLVDLEAAVCLCTAVRANVLGIPIHLPISLSLLLNKCGREVATEYICSP, encoded by the coding sequence ATGGCTTCTAATGTTAAAGCATCAACTGCTCTTGTTCTTTCTCTTAAccttcttttctttgcttttgtAAGCTCTCACAACGTGGAAAACCCCGTTTTTATTCATCCCGGAGATGTGTACCATAATGGCAGAATCACTCATGGTCATCCCGGTACATGCAATCCCCTAAATCTCGGTGTATGCCTTGGCCTGTTGGATTTGGTGGGTGTTAGTGTCGGAAACGTACCTACAGAACCATGTTGCAGCGTGATTCAAGGATTGGTCGATCTTGAAGCTGCAGTTTGCCTTTGCACTGCTGTCAGAGCCAATGTGTTGGGCATTCCCATCCACCTTCCTATTTCATTGAGCCTCTTACTCAATAAATGTGGAAGAGAAGTAGCTACGGAATACATTTGCAGCCCTTAA